The DNA region gaacaccgCCACAcgagagccccttaatttcaaatttacaGCAATTTGGAAAGGGGAGGGTTtaggggtttacattttccattccagggggggctcctgcctccctcagccCATCCTGGCTCTGGAGGCAgggccctgtgctggcagcagggctgaccTGTAGCAGTGGCCGGGCTCGGTGCGGCCGGCGCGGCCGGCGCGCTGCTCGGCCGAGGCCTGGCACACCCAGGACACCCTGAAGGACGAGACCCCCGTGATCCTGTCGTAGCAGCGCCGCTTCTCCCGGCCGCTGTCCACCACGTACTTGATGCCAGGGATGGTCAGCGACGTCTCGGCCACGTTGGTGGCCACCACGCACAGCCTGGTGCCGGGAGGAGGAGGGCGGAACACCTGCGAGAGATGGGCGGGCatgggagggcaggaagggacaggAAAGGGTGAGGAAAGGGgcaaggggaaaggaaaggggcgAGGAAAGGGGCGAGGAAAGGGGTGAGGAAAGGGACAAGGAAAGGGACAAGGAAAGCggcaaggaaagcagcaaggaaagggGGGCCAAGGAAAGGGGGCAAGGAAAAGGGGCCAAGGAAAAGGGGCCAAGGAAAAGGGGCCAAGGAAAAGGGGCCAAGGAAAAGGGGACAAGGAAAAGGGACAAGGAAAGGGGACAAGGAAAGGGGACAAGGAAAGGGGACAAGGAACAAGAAAAGGGGCAAGCAACAAGGAAAAGGGGCAAGGAAAGGGGACAAGGAAAGGGGACAAGGAAAGGGGACAAAGAAAGGGACAAGGAACAAGGAAAGCGGCAAAGAAAGGGGGCAAGGAAAGGGGGCAAGGAAAAGGGGGCAAGGAAAAAGGGACAAGGAAAAAGGGACAAGGAAAAAGGGACAAGGAAAAAGGGACAAGGAAAAGGGACAAGGAAAGGGACAGGCAGTGGTCTTGGAGGGGCTGCAAAGGCATGGCAGTGTATATCGCACTGCAAGGGGAATGCAGGAGTCAGAGCAGAGACCTAAGCCCGTGTCTCCAGCTCTGAAGCTCCTTGTCCAGCTGGGTCAAGCCTCAGAAATgaccccaggagctgcaggtggggcacacagcagcactgagtggTGTTCAGAcgtgctgctgcctccagagaCAGCAGGGAACACAGCAATCTGCTCAAGCTGCCTGCTGGCAGCATCTCCACAGGCCCAGGGCCAGGATGGACTCAGAgatcctgcagggctctggctgaTCATCTCTCCCACCCTGCTGGAGTGGcacaccagggacagcccagcccaacCTGCCCACTGGGCCATTCAAGCTGACAGAATAGTCCCAACTGGGAATTTTATCTCAGCTGTGATTTCAGACAATGATCACTGTTATCTGTCAGATCTCCTGCTCACTGTGACAATAAACCCTTTACCTTTGCCTGTTTCTCTGGTGCCAGCAAGGAGTAGAGTGGGAGCACATACAGGGGCAGGGACGAGTCAGATTTCTCATCTGTGGGGAAACAAACCAACCCTGCTCAGTCCCAGCAACACCTGCACAAACATCCCTTCaccaaaaccaggaaagaaCTGGTACAAACTGGTACCAGCAACTGGGACTGGAAAACCTGAACAGCTTTGAACGGCTGCTCTGgtgccacagctcagcacaggacaAACAACTCAAGTCACTCCTTTCACaggtgacaggggacagggattCCCTCTTTCACATGTGCCAAACCTTCTCCTGAGTCTCCATCTCCTAAGTCCAGGTCAAGATCAGAGCCTGCAGCATCATCATCACTGTCAAAGTCTCTGTCCTCATCTCCTTCATCCGGTGGTACCACAGAGTAATTGTTCAGATCAATTTTGGGGAGTGTCTGAGAGAGAGAGGGCAGATGGAAACAGCACATTAACAGGGGGACACAAGCAGCATTTTGCATTGCTGTGGAAGCAAAGCTGAGACAAGGACTCGCATTTCTTAGGCCTTCTCAGGtgcaaaataaagtatttccaAATCAGACATTTTTTAATTGGAGGCCTTGCAAAAGCATACAATGCCAAATCCTATTCTATCCTATTCCATATATATTGTCATTTATTTCAACACTCTTAGAAAGAAGAGAACTGGCCTCCTAATCCAGATCTGCCTAACAAATGTTCAAAAGTTTCTCTCAAGATGGGTCAGTCTTAGAATTTCATCTCTCTGTCAAATCCAGTCCAAATTTTGGGTAAGAAATGCTGAGatgaggagcagccctggtgccagcaAGTCCTGGAGCTCCTTCCATTCGAGTTTTAGTGGCCAGAACTCTAAATCTAAATCATCCTCCTGTCCATGACATCCAGAGTTTCAGCAGcactctgcagcactgaggggacacctgtgggctccaggcagggctggaggagctgctgagaggcacaggcagagagcagagctgcctgcagggaggccCCTGCTGCCTCTTGGAGGAACTCTACCCCTCACACATTACCAGCACTCTCCTGCGCTTCCTCGAGCTCTTGAATTTCCTGATTTCTTCCACTGAGTCTTCTTTGtcatcctctcctcctgcaAACAGCAGTGGAACACTGTCAGCTGAGCATGCTTTCCTCTTGGGAAAGGTGCAGGAGCCTGGTCCCACTCCCACCTTTCTGGGATGCACAGTGTGGAAAAAGCAAACTGAAGGCAGAGGGGAactggaaaggattttttcccaaactcAAACCGGCACAAAATTTAACATCAGTCATGGCAATCACCCACAACTTTCTCCCCAAACCTTGTCTTTTgtggctttaaaataaaagttcacATTTTTAGATGCAAAGCAAGCTCACTTCTCAGTGGGATAATTTAACAGTTTCTACAGCATtacctgcagtgctgttttTTTGGTATGGGAATGCTTTCCTTAATCTTCTACACAGAGAGTGAACTTCTGCCTGGCCtgttaaaaacaccaaaatgccacctgcaagaggaaaaaaaaaatttaaaaaaaaaggaaaaaacacaacaacaacaaacttTGGGCACGTTCAGTATGAGCAATGTGAGAGGCTCTCAGCAGTGAAGCTCTCTTACCTGCAGGCAGCATCCGGTGGATTTTGCACACCTTCCTGAAGCACTCCCCACTGTAATCATCCAGGGGGGTTTTCTTGTTAAAATGAACAGTCACAGGGAACTGCCTTGCATCTACCTGGACAGCAAACACCAAATTAAggtatttatataaatgaagGGTTTGTGTGCTCTCATAACTCCACCCAGTCATTGCATGGGACAGGCAGAAAAGCTCGCCCTGTATTTCTGTTCACCTCTAGGGTTTGGTACCCTACAAAACACCAAGCCCACAGAGATTACTGGTGTTGTCTGCTCCACCATAAAACCATGCCAGAAACCAAAGCTTTTCCCCCTTTCACATCATCAACTCAGATTGAGGCTTTCTAGTTCCCCTGAACCACAACTTAAAGAATTTCTCAAGATAATCAGATTCTGCCAGGGCGGTTTTCTGATAAaggtggaaagaaaaacaccaagTCCCAAAAGAAACAATAGCCTAAACAAAATGACTGTTTTTAAATGGGTTATCTGAAAGATTTCAGCACCAACTGGAAAGATTAGAATGCCCCTGTTTTGCCACTGGTTTTACAGAGGctcccagggaggggacagtaCCTGGATGACAGGAGGTTGAACAGAGAACAGCCTGGTGTTGGCAGTGAAATCCTCCACACGCAGAGTTGCAGACATGATGATCAGCTTCAGGGGCAGCCCcttctgcagggacacacatgTGTCACCCTGTGCCCAaacagctcctccccagccctgctgctgcccagggcagcaatAAACACCCAGctttccccaggctgctggaatTCAATTATCTACACTGCAAGTCTCAAATGAACTGGATTTTGCCTAAAAAGTCACCACTTGGTACCGATCTGTACTATTTCCCTCTTGGTGCAGGCTCTGTGCCTCTTCAATcatacagaaagagaaatgtgttAACTGAGTGTGATTTCTATCAGATTTCCTTGGAATTCCACATCACAGAGCCTCTTCATGTGGAACACCCCCTCCCTGGCACATCCAtgtccagagcaggagctctgccccTCCTGATGCCCTGTGGAGGCTgacccagagcagaggctgggcagagttacagaacaaagcagggatttattaaaaggatccTCCATGGATCcgccttgggcagcacaagagcccagccagggctgcacccaagatgaaccaaaatggacACAAAATGCCCCACTGGtcatggggtctctcactttgatcagttctgctccatttgcatcttggagttcattgtccaattATTCATAATTCATTCATAATTAATTATTAGTTCATaagctttagcccatgcagtcccatcattgtttttctctctccagtccacggtgtttgtgctcttgggcctgagatctgGATCActtgtccttggtccccagctggagcaggaattgctctgtctccctgctctgtgcacagaactcaccatcccctgatatgAACCCAGACTCACAccctaaagcagcacagaatgtgaaaatagaatttaaaaaaaaatagaattaaccCTGAGGGATGGCAGCACCTTGTGACGGAGGGGCACGATGCGGGACAGGAGGCCAATCAGGATGTCTGTGTACATGCTCCTCTCGTGGGCCTCATCAATGATGATCACTTTGTACTTGGAAAGCAGAAAGTCCTGAGGGGAGAGATGGATTTCAGCACAGGAGGCCCCAGCAAGGATATGTGAGTCAGGACACCCCACAAGCACTGAGCCCATCCCCAGCTCTATTTCTCACTCACCCTACACAAGGCAGCCTGGTTCCCAAGCCTCTTCTtgctcccattttccccagcaAGATAACCTAACGTTTAGGGGCTTGGGCAGGAATATCAAGGGTAGAGATTAAATAAATCCCTGGTGCTGAGAGGGATTCTGATTTGGAAGACTGGCAACAAGTCCACATTGGCCTCTCTTCCCAGctatacaaaaaaaatccctttttataaCCCTGAGGACAGCAAGTTACCTTCTGAATCTCCTTGAGCAGCACACCATCTGTCATGAACTTGATCCGGGTTTCATCCGTGACGTTCCCCTCGTAGCGGATCTGATAGGAAACCACTCTGTGGGGAAACACCCAGGAACAGACACAGAGTCCCTGTCACCCACAGAgcacctcagtgccaccccccaGCGAGGTCCCAAGGCTTTCTGAGGCTCACCTGTGTGACAGGTTCATCTCCTTGGCCACCCTCTGGGACATGGACACGGCGGCCACGCGCCGAGGCTCCGTGATCCCGATGATGCCACCAGAACTAAGGGggtgaggggaggaaaaggaggaattgttttcattaaacagagcagcagccccaaaaGTGACAACAGGATTTCTCACTGATGGCTCTAGATTCATGGCATCAGTCACACAGCCTCAGTCTTCGAGTTGGAATAAAAACACACGGGGAGCTTTGGGATTCCCTTCTGTTGTAGAAGGGACTGAGCTGAAGATGCATGGATTGCAGCCAagtttttccccaaatgctGTCCCTGCAATTCCATTTGCTGCATATAAAACCCAACTCCTACCTGGCATATCCAGCTTCATAGAGGAACTGAGGCACCTGGGTGGTTTTGCCACTCCCTGTCTCTCCACATATGATCACAATGGGATTGTCATTAATGGCTTCCATGACCACTTGTTCTTCAGCAAGGATGGGGAGCTTTAGTCTTGCCTCCTAAACAGTGCAAAACACACATTTTAGTTGCATTGTTTCTcactccttttttgttttcctcaggaTTGAAACCTGCTCCCTTCCTCAGACCAGAAAACCCACAAAAGGAATTCAGCAATTCAAAAATCTCTGAACCAGTCCATTCCACACGAGCATGGCTGAGAACCAGAGCCAtcagagcagcttcccagcaAGCAGAGGGCAAGCCCTGCACTTCAATTTGTGAAACTTCAGAGTGCTTGAGTTTCTTAATACAGCACTTCAAGGGAAAACTCATTTCACAACTGCCTCGTCTGCTGAGACTCAGGCAGAGCTTTTCCTGTTCCTGCACAATGCCCTGCCGACAACAAATGGGACAAAACCACCCAGCACAAGGTAcagaacagcagagagctgaaagGGACTTCAGAAGACTTTCCCACAAAGGACAATAAAGGACTGTTCATAGACTCTGTATGTGAAACTAAAGGTAAATGCTAATGCCCTAAAACAAGCTGagttttcctgcagctggagcagagctgagcgCACCCAGCTGCTCGAGCACAccatcctccccagcccctgtgacAAACTGTGCTGTTCCAGAGCCTCACCTGGATCTCAGGAGTCCTGTGCACAGGGATGAACACTGCAGGCTTGCagggagccctgctgggagctgcctggggctctggggctctggcaccagccagagcctgctcagcccctgccctccccactcctccctctgcctcttCAGCAGCGTTCACAGCACTGCCTGAGGACTTCTCAGCGCCctctttctgctcttcctcctcctcctcctcagagctgctgggctcttcCTCAGGCTCTGACCCTGAGCTGTGCCTTCTCTTGTTGGCACCGCTGATGCTCCTGATCCTTTCAGGGACATCAGTCCTTGGCTCCTGTGTCAccctggaaacaaaacatcCACCTGTGAACTGTGGTCTGGCACCTCAAACCACACATGACGTCCCCAAAAACCAGATCTCCACTCCTGGAGCTTTTCACAACTCTGCCAGGTAAAGCCTTGGCTTTGATGGATGGATTTGTATGTAAGCATTTCCCATCCTGGGTTTTTTACCCATTTCTTCTGAAGGCTTCTTTGTAGTTTAAtctaaaaatgcagcttttgatAAATCCATCTCTTGATAAATCCAGTATAGTCAACATCAGTAGATGTCTTCCAGCACAAGAAAATAAGTGTTTATCCACCACTTTTGTAGTTTAGCACAACTGCTAAAAGCCTGCAGATTGTGtcaccctcctcatcctcatcctgtAGGAAAGACCAAGAAAATAACTATCCCATCATCAGATAAAAATAGCAAATTATTTAACTCCATCCATTCTGAAGAACCTGTTTgcaccaagaagaaaaaaaaaatttaaaattcaaggGAAAGCTCAGGATGGTGCTGTTCAAACAGAGTGATCAATTACAAGGgttccaccccaaaatccctttacCTTTTAGCCTGAAACATGCGCTCCCCAGTCCCCAGCTTGGAAGTTGTGTACAGGAGTTTCATTTCTGCCTCAGAAGCCTGGACCTCGTTCAGtttgctcagcagctcagctctctgttTGGGGAAAACAACCAAAATCAGTGCTTGCTTTGACCAGGAAAGGATTTCATGGCAAGATTTGAGCATTCCAAggtgtgctctgtgctctggcaaatcctgctgtgcagctggaaaagcttcctgctgctcctgggtcaGCCCTCCCTGGTGAAGATTTCAGCCCTGTACCAGAGCAAAAACAGAAATGGGGACTTGACATCAGAGCagtgagcagctcagctgcacccTAGAAACAGCAGCAAGGGAAAGAGATTGGAACTGAACCACTGGAATGAGGCCTGGAGCCAAgggagccccaaatccctgccctgggacatgGCAGAGGtcaggcagccccagggtgaACCTGCACCAAAACCAGAGCTCCTGTGAGAGCCATTGCTCAGGCACTGACAGGAGCAGGAATTCTGCCTGGAAAGGTTGTacaaaggcagaaaagctgTTATTTGCACACTGAAAATCCACAACAGGCACTTCAGAAGCACTGACAGGCCAGTGCTGGGGTGCAGGTGCTCACAGCACCCATTCCTCAGAGTGCTTTTGAGTGCTCATCATTTACTGCCACTGATGTACCCCACAACACTCGGGCAGAACAGAACCTGGGCCCACAAAGGAtgtgttcctgcagcccctgagagggcagggggtgcctccctcccctggagctgccctcagcagcccctgggggcAGCATCAATCTCTGCCCCAATGCCCAGCAAAgggggggctgctgctgcagcatcacccCCAGCACCTGCACACCCCTGAGATTTCACACCTCAGACACCCCCTGACAGCTCACACCCCTCaccatcctcatcatcatcacccACCCTGCCCACTCACCAATACCAAACCCtcattttaagaaaagagaatttaagGTTTGAAAGAATTTAAGATTTGAGAAGCTGCTGTTGCCAGAAACAGCAACACacctgttttttcttctccttctgctccaAAACCTTCTGcaggtttttcttctgtttcttgctCAGGggtttcttctgctgctgcacaacACAGgaggcttttttcttcttggctttCCTTGCTGGCAGGACCAGGGCATTGCTTTGGTCAATTCCCTTCAGCGTTGCTCCATCTGAAGGAAGGGCTGCATTATTCACCCGTGCCAGGTGGATTATTTTCAGCACACTGCTTAGCAGGCTTATCAAGCACCAGGCCAGATTTAGCTGCTTCTAACAAACACAACCCTCATGCCCAGCCAAAAGAAAATCCTGCAACATCAGCAGGGGCAAAAGACCTCGAAACTGGGCACTCAATAACCCTGAGCTTTCTATAGCCCTGAGGGCAATTCTCCAAGATTTATGTAACAATATTATgcaatttttgcctttttactCAATCCCCCAGGGTCAGGACACAGTGGCCCTGGGGTGATTCCCCAGCGTCCTGCTTCACCCGTGCACCAGTGGATTTTAGTACTAAAAAACTGCATTAATAGAATAATACAAATAGAATAATAAACGTAATTTTTTTGAAgtaatgccatttttttttgaagtttgaGAAAGCGAATGTTTAACATAGGAAATATGTTTAGTAGCTGTTTCAATAAATAATGGAACCACTGAGTGATTCGGGAGGGACCCAAGCACAACTCCTGAGCTCCCTGGAGGCAGCCGCTGCTGTAACAGAGCTGATCGGAGATCACAGAACGAGGGAACGAATTGGGCTGGAAAACTGCTCAGAGATCACcgagcccagcctggagccgACCCCAGGGCGGGGTGAGAGGCACACGCAGGGACGGGAACCCACCGCCTCCCGGGggttaaaaacaacaacaacgcttctaattaaaatataaaaacacagcagagcaggacgGCAGCTC from Camarhynchus parvulus chromosome 15, STF_HiC, whole genome shotgun sequence includes:
- the DHX37 gene encoding LOW QUALITY PROTEIN: probable ATP-dependent RNA helicase DHX37 (The sequence of the model RefSeq protein was modified relative to this genomic sequence to represent the inferred CDS: deleted 1 base in 1 codon), producing the protein MGRARRRHNWRARQAQGPAAPPAAEPELPLELPLELGDGATLKGIDQSNALVLPARKAKKKKASCVVQQQKKPLSKKQKKNLQKVLEQKEKKKQRAELLSKLNEVQASEAEMKLLYTTSKLGTGERMFQAKRVTQEPRTDVPERIRSISGANKRRHSSGSEPEEEPSSSEEEEEEEQKEGAEKSSGSAVNAAEEAEGGVGRAGAEQALAGARAPEPQAAPSRAPCKPAVFIPVHRTPEIQEARLKLPILAEEQVVMEAINDNPIVIICGETGSGKTTQVPQFLYEAGYASSGGIIGITEPRRVAAVSMSQRVAKEMNLSHRVVSYQIRYEGNVTDETRIKFMTDGVLLKEIQKDFLLSKYKVIIIDEAHERSMYTDILIGLLSRIVPLRHKKGLPLKLIIMSATLRVEDFTANTRLFSVQPPVIQVDARQFPVTVHFNKKTPLDDYSGECFRKVCKIHRMLPAGGILVFLTGQAEVHSLCRRLRKAFPYQKNSTAGGEDDKEDSVEEIRKFKSSRKRRRVLTLPKIDLNNYSVVPPDEGDEDRDFDSDDDAAGSDLDLDLGDGDSGEDEKSDSSLPLYVLPLYSLLAPEKQAKVFRPPPPGTRLCVVATNVAETSLTIPGIKYVVDSGREKRRCYDRITGVSSFRVSWVCQASAEQRAGRAGRTEPGHCYRLYSSAVFMDFEKFSAPEITKRPVEDLILQMKALNIEKVINFPFPTPPPTEALAAAEELLIALGALKEPPMTGRLKQQLAAKLSCPISPLGRVMATFPVAPRYAKMLALSRQHQCLPYTITIVSAMTVRELFEELDRPAGSEEEAAQLKGRRARFLQMQKVWAGQGPMQKLGDLMVMLGAVGACEYSGCTREFCEQNGLRHKAMLEIRRLRGQLTTAVNSVCRDAGLYVDPKMEPPTEAQVTYLRQIVLAGLGDHLARRVQAEELLDDKWRNAYKTALLEDPVFIHPSSVLFKELPEFVVYQEIVETTKLYMKGVSAVEPEWIPALLPPYCHFGKPLENPPPSYCPGTGRVRCHRPSVFYRVGWQLPAVEVDYPPGIDRYKHFARFLLEGKVIKKLSSYSQCLLSSPLIMLKTWSKLQPRTEALLQALVKENCDNRDALVAAWKKNPKYLLAAYCQWLPEALHQELALKWPPVAL